One Lacunisphaera limnophila DNA window includes the following coding sequences:
- a CDS encoding M3 family metallopeptidase, translating into MDNPFLDRAFQIPWSRLTADQVEPAVEAALAHAEAALAAITRIAPGEADYANTFLALESATELLNETWAKVSHLTSVADAPDLRAAHNAALPKVSAFQAKIPLNAALWLRVKAAAAHPSARVLSGDHRRFLTETLADFRQQGADLPVDKQARLEALQSELAQLTQKYAENVLDATNAWELIVTDPARLRGLPDHAREAARQSALKKGHGTEAQPAWRFSLPMPSQEPVMLYAEDTSLRREVWQAAAAVGRVAPHANPELVARILALRQEKAGLLGEAHFADLVLARRMAGRGAKALEFIANLHERVKPAFDREARELEEFKAQQTGGPAARLAPWEVGFWAEKLRRSRYDFDEEQLRPYFPLPGVLAGMFEIVGRVFGLRVTERPAGAVEVWHPEVKFYELHDAAGRHLGSFYADWHPRESKRGGAWMNYLITGGPQPGGGRAPHLGLMCGNLTPPAGDRPALLTHHEVETVFHEFGHLLHHLLGEVAIKSLNGVNVAWDFVELPSQIMENWCWERASLDLFARHHETGAVIPEPLFARLIAAKNFRSATFTMRQLAFARLDLDLHMQPVAAMGPDLGAWLRGRLADYLTPTEPPTPTIENRFTHLFSDPVGYAAGYYSYKWAEVLDADAFTRFQREGVFNPVVGRDFVRHILSRGNSADPMELFVAFMGRPPDLQALLVRAGLV; encoded by the coding sequence ATGGACAATCCCTTTCTTGACCGTGCGTTCCAGATTCCGTGGTCCCGGCTGACCGCCGACCAGGTGGAGCCGGCCGTGGAGGCGGCCCTCGCTCACGCGGAGGCGGCCCTGGCCGCCATCACGCGGATCGCGCCGGGCGAGGCGGATTACGCGAATACCTTTCTGGCACTGGAGAGCGCCACCGAATTACTGAACGAGACCTGGGCCAAGGTCTCGCACCTGACCAGCGTGGCCGATGCGCCGGACCTGCGCGCCGCGCACAATGCGGCCCTGCCCAAGGTGTCGGCGTTTCAGGCGAAGATCCCGCTGAACGCCGCACTGTGGCTCCGGGTGAAGGCCGCGGCGGCGCATCCTTCCGCCCGGGTTTTGTCGGGTGATCATCGGCGTTTCCTCACGGAGACGCTGGCGGATTTCCGTCAGCAGGGCGCCGATCTGCCCGTGGACAAGCAAGCGCGGTTAGAAGCCCTGCAAAGCGAGCTCGCGCAGCTGACGCAGAAGTACGCGGAAAATGTCCTTGATGCCACCAACGCCTGGGAGCTGATCGTCACCGACCCCGCGCGCCTACGCGGCCTGCCGGATCATGCCCGCGAGGCCGCACGCCAGAGCGCGCTCAAGAAGGGGCACGGGACGGAGGCGCAGCCGGCCTGGCGTTTCTCGCTGCCCATGCCCTCACAGGAGCCGGTCATGCTTTACGCGGAGGATACATCCCTCCGACGCGAGGTGTGGCAGGCGGCGGCGGCGGTCGGGCGCGTGGCCCCGCACGCGAATCCGGAACTGGTCGCCCGGATTCTCGCGTTGCGCCAGGAGAAGGCGGGGCTGCTGGGCGAGGCGCACTTCGCCGACCTGGTGCTGGCGCGCCGCATGGCTGGGCGTGGGGCCAAGGCCCTCGAGTTCATCGCGAACCTGCACGAGCGGGTGAAACCGGCCTTCGACCGCGAGGCCCGGGAGCTGGAGGAATTCAAGGCCCAGCAGACCGGCGGCCCCGCCGCGCGGCTCGCGCCGTGGGAGGTTGGCTTCTGGGCGGAGAAACTACGCCGGTCGCGCTACGATTTTGATGAGGAGCAGTTGCGGCCCTATTTCCCGCTGCCGGGCGTGCTCGCCGGGATGTTTGAGATTGTCGGCCGGGTTTTCGGTCTGCGGGTCACCGAACGGCCGGCGGGCGCGGTGGAGGTCTGGCATCCGGAGGTCAAATTCTACGAGTTGCACGACGCGGCCGGCCGGCACCTCGGTTCGTTCTACGCCGACTGGCATCCGCGCGAGTCGAAGCGGGGCGGGGCCTGGATGAATTATCTCATCACGGGCGGCCCGCAGCCCGGGGGCGGGCGGGCGCCGCACCTGGGCTTGATGTGCGGCAACCTCACGCCGCCGGCGGGCGACCGCCCCGCGCTCCTCACGCACCATGAGGTGGAAACGGTCTTCCACGAGTTCGGCCACCTGCTGCATCACCTGCTCGGCGAGGTCGCGATCAAGTCGCTCAATGGAGTCAACGTGGCCTGGGACTTTGTAGAGCTGCCCTCACAGATCATGGAAAACTGGTGCTGGGAGCGGGCAAGCCTCGATCTCTTCGCCCGCCACCACGAGACCGGCGCGGTGATCCCGGAGCCGCTCTTCGCCCGCCTGATCGCGGCGAAGAATTTCCGGAGCGCCACCTTCACGATGCGGCAGCTGGCCTTTGCGCGGCTGGATCTCGACCTGCACATGCAGCCCGTCGCCGCGATGGGCCCGGACCTCGGGGCTTGGCTCCGGGGCCGGCTGGCGGACTATCTCACCCCGACCGAGCCGCCCACGCCGACGATCGAGAACCGTTTCACCCACCTCTTTTCCGATCCGGTCGGCTACGCCGCCGGTTATTATTCCTACAAGTGGGCGGAGGTGCTCGATGCCGATGCCTTCACGCGCTTCCAGCGCGAGGGGGTGTTCAACCCGGTTGTGGGTCGGGATTTTGTCCGCCACATCCTCAGCCGGGGCAACAGCGCCGACCCCATGGAGCTCTTCGTGGCGTTCATGGGCCGGCCGCCCGACCTGCAGGCCCTGCTGGTGCGGGCGGGCCTGGTCTAG